In Natronolimnobius sp. AArcel1, a single genomic region encodes these proteins:
- a CDS encoding Xaa-Pro peptidase family protein, translating into MDSPFEQRLAACQSRLEDDATPLAICAPGPNLTYLTGFDESPSERHFLLFVPHASVDAPPTFVAPAMYESQLEEGAIADIAVRLWDDADDPVAVIERTLESFDLDLDAETGQPSVLVDDRMWATFVQDLQACCPSAEFGLVSDVLEPIRIRKDETELAALRRAGDLADRVSREIRSRGEALCGLTERELAAEIERLLIEYGGRDLAFETIVAAGPNGARPHHHSSDRPIQRGDPIVMDFGAFVETDLPGDTQYPGDQTRTMVVGDPPEAYEEVHEIVAEAQQAAVEAVEPGVTAGDIDAVAREHITNAGYGDAFVHRTGHGVGLEVHEPPYIVADNDRELEAGMVFSIEPGIYLEDRFGVRIEDLVIVTDGGAERLNNSPRGWETGEQRDQ; encoded by the coding sequence ATGGACTCCCCGTTCGAGCAGCGACTCGCTGCGTGTCAGTCTCGTCTCGAGGATGATGCGACACCGCTGGCCATCTGTGCCCCAGGGCCAAATCTCACCTATCTCACTGGATTCGACGAATCACCGTCCGAACGCCACTTCCTCTTGTTTGTTCCGCACGCGAGTGTGGATGCACCACCGACGTTCGTCGCACCCGCAATGTATGAGTCCCAACTCGAGGAGGGAGCAATTGCTGACATTGCGGTCCGGCTGTGGGATGATGCCGACGATCCGGTGGCAGTCATCGAACGCACGCTCGAGTCGTTCGACCTCGATCTCGACGCTGAGACCGGACAGCCCTCGGTGCTCGTCGACGACCGGATGTGGGCGACGTTCGTCCAGGATTTGCAGGCGTGCTGTCCGAGTGCCGAGTTCGGACTCGTAAGTGACGTTCTCGAGCCGATCCGGATTCGAAAGGACGAGACCGAACTGGCTGCCCTGCGGCGAGCGGGCGACCTCGCCGACCGTGTGTCTCGAGAGATTCGCTCGCGTGGCGAGGCACTCTGTGGGTTGACAGAACGCGAACTCGCCGCCGAAATCGAGCGGCTACTCATCGAGTATGGGGGTCGCGACCTCGCTTTCGAGACAATCGTCGCTGCTGGCCCGAATGGGGCTCGCCCACACCACCACAGCAGCGACCGGCCGATCCAGCGTGGCGATCCGATCGTCATGGATTTCGGTGCATTCGTCGAGACTGACCTCCCTGGAGACACCCAGTATCCGGGTGATCAGACGCGAACGATGGTCGTCGGCGACCCACCCGAAGCGTACGAGGAAGTCCACGAAATCGTCGCCGAGGCCCAACAGGCCGCCGTCGAGGCCGTCGAACCTGGTGTCACAGCCGGTGACATCGACGCGGTCGCACGCGAACACATTACGAACGCCGGCTACGGCGACGCATTCGTCCACCGAACCGGCCACGGTGTTGGCCTCGAGGTCCACGAGCCACCCTATATCGTCGCGGACAACGACCGCGAACTCGAGGCAGGGATGGTCTTCAGCATCGAGCCGGGGATCTATCTCGAGGATCGGTTCGGTGTCAGAATCGAGGATCTGGTTATCGTCACAGACGGTGGTGCTGAGCGACTCAATAACTCACCACGCGGCTGGGAGACCGGCGAGCAACGCGATCAGTAG
- a CDS encoding SCO family protein — MERRTYLGALGGASVTGLAGLAGCLDDAMGTVGLGDDSDTVLGSPDQSRGDPSHPIHGEAFPDFSVPDPITEETVSLEDFLDDRALLITFIFTACPDGACPALLTRLRRVQEDAIEEGYEDDIALLAYTFDPERDTADVLAEYGEEQSVDYEADNWHFLRPESYEEGEEWLMEDFGMQIERVEDEDEIADAHDHGGDEDGHDDHEGEDHDDHDHGEYTFTHINLVVLANSQGIVERAYPQAGPQSEHDDLGADIGVIVDDARTVAQNQSED, encoded by the coding sequence ATGGAACGACGGACGTATCTCGGCGCACTTGGTGGCGCGAGTGTCACCGGTCTTGCTGGCCTCGCCGGCTGTCTCGACGACGCAATGGGCACTGTCGGCCTCGGCGACGACAGTGACACCGTCCTCGGTTCACCAGACCAATCCCGTGGCGATCCCTCCCACCCGATCCACGGTGAGGCGTTTCCCGACTTTTCGGTGCCGGATCCAATCACCGAAGAAACCGTCTCGCTCGAGGATTTCCTCGACGATCGCGCACTTTTGATTACGTTTATTTTTACGGCGTGTCCGGACGGTGCTTGCCCGGCCCTCCTGACGCGACTGCGGCGTGTCCAAGAGGACGCAATTGAAGAGGGCTACGAGGACGATATCGCGCTGCTTGCCTATACCTTCGATCCAGAGCGCGATACAGCCGACGTGTTAGCGGAGTACGGTGAGGAACAGAGCGTCGACTATGAGGCCGACAACTGGCATTTCCTCCGACCCGAGAGCTACGAGGAAGGCGAAGAGTGGCTCATGGAGGATTTCGGTATGCAGATTGAACGAGTCGAAGATGAAGACGAAATCGCAGACGCACACGATCACGGAGGAGATGAGGATGGGCACGATGACCACGAGGGCGAGGATCACGATGACCACGACCACGGCGAGTACACGTTCACCCACATCAACCTGGTCGTACTCGCGAACAGCCAGGGTATCGTCGAACGCGCCTATCCCCAGGCAGGGCCCCAATCAGAACATGATGACCTTGGTGCCGATATCGGCGTCATCGTAGATGACGCCCGTACCGTAGCACAAAACCAATCTGAGGACTAA
- a CDS encoding TlpA family protein disulfide reductase: MRRRDILAGIGSAGVVAGAGAVAIYGLPSVDDLTGEDDGYADDPLEIETVDAPGSEAGTVQIPDPEKITFIDIFGTWCPPCIEQMPALGEASDRIGDGDEIQFLSVTNESIGENRAITMDELLEWWREHDGDWTLGLDPSAELTERYLQGDYPSAVAIDTAGRVQWGDSGIKTADELVDGIEQAFEADNAVDMTGE; this comes from the coding sequence ATGCGCAGACGAGACATCCTCGCGGGAATCGGCAGTGCGGGCGTCGTCGCCGGAGCCGGCGCAGTCGCCATCTACGGCCTTCCATCAGTGGATGATCTGACCGGCGAGGACGATGGCTACGCTGATGACCCCCTCGAGATCGAGACGGTCGACGCACCCGGAAGCGAGGCGGGGACAGTCCAGATACCGGACCCCGAGAAAATAACGTTCATCGATATTTTCGGCACCTGGTGTCCCCCCTGTATCGAGCAGATGCCAGCGCTTGGCGAGGCCAGCGACCGAATCGGTGACGGAGACGAGATCCAGTTTCTGTCGGTGACCAACGAATCCATCGGCGAGAACCGGGCGATTACGATGGACGAACTCCTCGAGTGGTGGCGCGAGCACGACGGCGACTGGACGCTCGGCCTCGACCCGAGCGCGGAACTCACCGAACGCTATCTGCAAGGTGATTACCCCTCTGCAGTTGCGATCGATACTGCCGGTCGCGTCCAGTGGGGTGACTCCGGGATCAAAACCGCAGACGAACTCGTCGACGGCATTGAACAGGCTTTCGAGGCAGATAACGCCGTAGACATGACGGGAGAATGA
- a CDS encoding cytochrome c biogenesis CcdA family protein produces the protein MIDAGALSAVSFALIAGITTFFSPCAYPLLPGYVGYYVSQTDGEEPSLGGALSRGFIAGAGVLVTLGILFLVAFQVSHATLSNLVYFEPIAGAVLVIFGVLIITDRAPSLSVPLPKRRSSLLGFGIFGSGYALAAAGCVAPLFVGVVMRAVSAPTTTGAMVVGTYVGSVVALMVALTVVTGMGLVAAGQFARFGPQLKQFAGVVMILAGLGQLYLSAVLLGVL, from the coding sequence ATGATCGACGCTGGAGCCCTCTCTGCAGTGTCGTTCGCCCTGATTGCGGGCATCACAACCTTCTTCTCGCCGTGTGCGTATCCCCTGTTGCCCGGCTACGTCGGCTACTACGTCAGCCAGACCGACGGTGAAGAGCCCTCACTCGGCGGCGCGCTCAGTCGCGGCTTCATCGCTGGGGCTGGCGTCCTCGTGACGCTTGGCATCCTGTTTCTCGTTGCGTTCCAGGTCAGTCACGCGACACTGTCGAATCTGGTTTATTTCGAGCCGATCGCTGGCGCAGTCCTCGTCATCTTCGGCGTGCTCATTATTACCGACCGCGCACCCTCGCTGTCGGTTCCACTCCCAAAGCGGCGCTCGAGCCTGCTTGGCTTTGGTATCTTTGGCTCTGGTTACGCGCTTGCGGCTGCGGGCTGTGTCGCGCCGTTGTTTGTCGGCGTGGTCATGCGAGCGGTCTCTGCGCCGACGACCACCGGAGCGATGGTCGTTGGGACGTACGTCGGGAGCGTCGTTGCCTTGATGGTGGCGCTGACAGTGGTGACCGGAATGGGACTGGTTGCAGCGGGGCAGTTCGCCCGCTTTGGGCCGCAACTCAAGCAGTTTGCAGGCGTCGTTATGATTCTCGCCGGACTTGGCCAGCTCTATCTCTCGGCCGTCTTGCTCGGTGTGCTCTAA
- a CDS encoding universal stress protein — protein MYQDVLLATDGSDGANQATAHAVELVSELNASLHVVTVSEDGPHSSEKRDELRHDHEEEAAQAIEQAERIIADTSVEATTTVRHGVPQDEIIAAAEELGCDLIVVGTVGRSGLENVLVGSVAEEVVRNAPVPVVTVRET, from the coding sequence ATGTATCAAGATGTGCTGCTCGCGACGGACGGAAGCGACGGGGCGAATCAGGCGACCGCACACGCGGTTGAACTCGTTTCAGAACTCAACGCGTCCTTGCACGTCGTCACAGTCTCCGAGGACGGCCCACATAGCTCTGAAAAGCGCGACGAGTTGCGACATGACCACGAAGAGGAGGCCGCACAGGCGATTGAACAGGCCGAACGAATCATCGCGGATACAAGTGTCGAGGCAACGACGACAGTCCGCCACGGCGTCCCGCAGGACGAAATTATTGCTGCAGCCGAGGAATTAGGCTGCGATCTGATCGTCGTCGGCACGGTTGGGCGCTCCGGCCTCGAGAACGTGCTCGTCGGCAGCGTGGCCGAGGAGGTGGTCCGGAACGCGCCGGTACCGGTCGTCACCGTCCGCGAAACGTAG